Proteins found in one Rissa tridactyla isolate bRisTri1 chromosome 27, bRisTri1.patW.cur.20221130, whole genome shotgun sequence genomic segment:
- the LOC128901640 gene encoding antigen peptide transporter 1-like, with translation MAASSTPRRLLALLSPERRRCAVVAALMAASVLGEVAVPYFTGRVTDWVASEDEMVATWPMALLGLSSAVTEFVCDVTYAGTLSRALGRLQRRVFAAVLQRDVTSLQVTGTGAVTARVTGDVEATHAAVSEALSLLLWYLARGLCLLVTMAWLSPHLAFVTLLSLPVLLLLPRCVGKIQQGLARQVQEALAGATEVAVETFQAMATVRSFAHEAGATERYRQRLRHVYRLEGKDAATYAATLWASGFSALGLKLGLLCYGGQLVSAGTITTGDLVTFLIYQMQFTEAVEVLLRYYPNMTKAVGSSEKIFEFLDQEEQVAPRGTLAPDVLQGHLQLEEIWFSYPQHQEPVLKGVSLELRPGEVLAVVAPPGAGKSTLVSLVLGLRSPGAGRVLLDGHPLPDYQHPYLRCQVAAVPQEPVLFSRSLHANIAYGPGSWNRAQVTVAARRASAHTFITRLPQGYDTEVGELGGQLSGGQRQGVAIARALVRSPRVLVLDEPTSALDSESQLQVEEEIFGASGAGRAVLLVTGKVALAMRAQRVAVLAGGRLEELESPRELLCPGSRYWHLLQGGGQGGTAEDGDTGKEDEGQLGMGTPRDGDTRNQDGETGGRDGDTESRDGDTER, from the exons ATGGCGGCCTCCTccaccccccgccgcctcctgGCCCTGCTGAGCCCCGAGCGCCGGCGCTGCGCGGTGGTGGCGGCGCTGATGGCGGCATCGGTCCTcg gggaGGTGGCCGTCCCCTACTTCACGGGGCGCGTCACCGACTGGGTGGCCAGCGAGGACGAGATGGTGGCCACCTGGCCCATggcgctgctggggctcagcag TGCCGTCACCGAATTCGTCTGCGATGTCACCTACGCGGGGACGTTGAGCCGGGCGTTGGGACGTCTCCAACGTCGCGTCTTCGCTGCCGTCCTGCAACGGGACGTCACCTCCCTGCAGGTGACGGGGACCGGGGCGGTGACGGCGCGGGTGACGGGGGACGTGGAGGCCACGCACGCGGCGGTGTCCGAGGCGCTCAGCCTCTTGCTGTGGTACCTGGCGCGGGGCCTTTGTCTCCTGGTCACCATGGCGTGGTTGTCACCCCACCTGGCCTTTGTCACACTCCTGTCACTGCCcgtcctcctgctgctgccccgctGCGTCGGCAAGATCCAGCAG GGGCTGGCGAGGCAGGTGCAGGAGGCGCTGGCAGGTGCCACCGAGGTGGCGGTTGAGACCTTCCAGGCCATGGCCACCGTCCGCAGCTTCGCCCACGAGGCCGGGGCAACCGAGCGGTACCGCCAGCGCCTGCGCCACGTCTACCGGCTGGAGGGGAAGGACGCGGCCACCTACGCCGCCACCCTCTGGGCCAGCGGG TTCTCGGCGCTGGGCCTGAAGCTGGGGCTCCTCTGCTACGGGGGACAGCTGGTGTCCGCGGGGACCATCACCACTGGGGACCTTGTCACCTTCCTCATCTACCAGATGCAGTTCACCGAGGCTGTGGAG GTCCTGCTCCGCTACTACCCCAACATGACCAAGGCCGTGGGCTCCTCAGAGAAGATCTTTGAGTTCCTGGACCAGGAGGAGCAGGTGGCACCCCGAGGGACGCTGGCACCAGATGTCCTGCAGGGCCACCTCCAGCTTGAGGAGATCTGGTTCTCCTACCCCCAGCACCAAGAGCCCGTCCTCAAG GGCGTGTCACTGGAGCTGCGCCCCGGGGAGGTGCTGGCGGTGGTGGCCCCCCCGGGGGCGGGGAAGAGCACCCTGGTGTCCCTGGTCCTGGGCCTGCGCTCGCCGGGGGCCGGGCGGGTGCTTCTGGATGGTCACCCCCTCCCTGACTACCAGCACCCCTACCTGCGCTGCCAG GTGGCCGCCGTCCCCCAGGAGCCGGTGCTCTTCTCCCGCTCGCTCCACGCCAACATCGCCTACGGGCCGGGGAGCTGGAACCGGGCGCAGGTGACGGTGGCAGCCCGCCGGGCGAGCGCCCACACCTTCATCACCCGCCTGCCCCAGGGCTACGACACAG AGGTCGGCGAGCTGGGGGGGCAGCTCTCCGGGGGACAGCGGCAGGGGGTGGCCATCGCTCGCGCCCTGGTGAGGAGCCCCCGTGTCCTCGTCCTCGATGAGCCCACCAGCGCCCTGGACAGCGAGAGCCAGCTGCAG GTGGAGGAGGAGATTTTCGGAGCCAGCGGGGCCGGACGCGCGGTGCTGCTGGTGACAGGGAAGGTGGCCCTGGCCATGCGGGCGCAGCGGGTGGCCGTGCTGGCGGGGGGACgactggaggagctggagtcccccAGGGAGCTCCTGTGCCCTGGCAGCCGCTACTGGCACCTGCTGCAAGGcgggggacagggggggacagcggaggatggggacacggggaaggAGGATGAGGgacagctggggatggggacaccaagggatggggacaccaggaaccaggatggggaaactgggggaagggatggggacactgagagcagggatggggacactgagAGATAG
- the LOC128901664 gene encoding class I histocompatibility antigen, F10 alpha chain-like, producing the protein MAWDISPLEIEGPGGHWCTLTPDGIGVQGDRTHLDFWSDGGIPVGVLGAEGNREGEAAGPEAPCVPGLDLKVGRFMEVKILPGSEEGHQERECLARGTRAVECATPGRRDSGSRMAGPHSLRYFYTAMSEPSPGVPQFVIVGYVDGNLISRYDSETGRAVPGADWMAANLDQAYWDRETQIGQWNEQVDHVNLEILGVRYNQSGGAHTRQRMLGCDLLEDGSTRGYYRNAYDGRDFIAFDMDTMTFTAADAAAQITKRKWEEDGTVAERRKQYLEITCIDWLNKYVSYGRAVLERKEPPAVRVSGKEAHGILTLRCRAHGFYPRPITVSWLKDGEVRDQETEWGNVAPNSDGTYYTWASIEARPGEQDKYRCRVEHASLPEPGLYAWETESNLWAIVLGVAVAVLAVAAICGFVVWKQKSGKKKAGYGMASSTDRGSGSTGTGVTA; encoded by the exons ATGGCCTGGGACATCAGTCCCCTGGAAATAGAaggccctggtggacactggtgcacactGACCCCTGATGGCATCGGGGTACAAGGGGACAGGACACATCTGGATTTCTGGAGTGACGGGGGGATCCCAGTTGGCGTGTTGGGAGCCGAGGGGAACCGAGAGGGAGAAGCGGCCGGTCCAGAGGCTCCGTGTGTCCCTGGCCTTGACTTGAAAGTCGGGCGCTTCATGGAAGTGAAGATCCTTCCAGGATCCGAGGAGGGACACCAGGAGCGGGAGTGTCTGGCACGGGGGACCCGTGCAGTGGAATGTGCGACCCCGGGAAGGAGGGACAGCGGGAGCAGGATGGCCG ggcCCCACTCCCTGCGTTACTTCTACACTGCGATGTCGGAGCCCAGCCCGGGGGTGCCCCAGTTCGTGATTGTGGGGTACGTGGACGGGAACCTCATCTCGCGCTACGACAGCGAGACGGGGAGAGCAGTGCCCGGGGCGGACTGGATGGCGGCCAACCTGGACCAGGCGTACTGGGACAGGGAGACCCAGATCGGGCAATGGAATGAGCAGGTTGACCATGTGAATCTGGAGATACTGGGGGTCCGCTACAACCAGAGCGGGG GGGCTCACACGCGGCAGCGCATGCTTGGCTGTGACCTCCTGGAGGACGGTAGCACCAGGGGGTATTATCGGAACGCCTACGACGGGAGGGACTTCATCGCCTTTGACATGGACACGATGACGTTCACCGCGGCGGACGCGGCGGCACAAATCACCAAGAGGAAGTGGGAGGAGGACGGGACTGTCGCTGAGCGAAGGAAGCAGTACCTGGAGATTACCTGCATCGACTGGCTGAATAAATACGTGAGCTACGGGCGGGCCGTGCTGGAGAGGAAAG agccccccgcgGTCCGAGTGTCGGGGAAGGAGGCCCACGGGATCCTGACCTTGCGCTGCCGCGCTCACGGCTTCTACCCGCGGCCCATCACCGTCAGCTGGCTGAAGGACGGCGAGGTGAGGGACCAGGAGACGGAGTGGGGCAACGTCGCGCCCAACAGCGACGGCACCTACTACACCTGGGCCTCCATCGAGGCCCGCCCGGGGGAGCAGGACAAGTACCGGTGCCGCGTGGAGCACGCCAGCCTGCCCGAGCCCGGCCTCTACGCGTGGG AGACGGAGTCCAACCTGTGGGCCATCGTGCTGGGGGTGGCCGTTGCCGTCCTGGCCGTCGCTGCCATCTGTGGATTCGTCGTATGGAAGCAGAAGTCGG ggaAGAAGAAGGCGGGCTACGGCATGGCGTCAA GCACCGACAGGGGGTCTGGCAGCACGGGCACAG GGGTCACCGCCTGA